Proteins co-encoded in one Arachis stenosperma cultivar V10309 chromosome 7, arast.V10309.gnm1.PFL2, whole genome shotgun sequence genomic window:
- the LOC130941175 gene encoding uncharacterized protein LOC130941175 yields MDPRHPEKARDKAAQIIQDLCLRVQELEGKLTNRKKHNNEHGSQATSRSRSHRGRSPTRQHDRRDDRSISRNHRHKKSPERRYNKKHHRNASRDLSRQHDSDEDQRYRNTKRTRSDHTIMGATPFTERILRAKLPKGFDKPTDMKYDGTKDPQEHLTAFEARMNLEGAADAVRCRAFPVTLAGPAIKWFNALPNRSIASFHDIARKFMAQFTTRITKAKHPISLLGVTQKQDESTRKYLDRFNDECLTVDGLTDSVASLCLTNGLMNEDFRKHLTTKPVWTMHEIQNVARDYINDEEVNQVVAANKRQHAQHGNSAPRHNPTPKENQRDHPRPTNWPPRIGKFSNYTPLTAPITEIYNQIADRGIIPRARQLKERTGGNKTLYCDYHRGYGHKTQDCFDLKDALEQAIRDGKLSEFAKIIREPRRAEKDKSPEREGRNPRTQRQPTRKSPEEDPTIIVNVITGKDVSSKSKLTMKKDLKVMAVRNQAPITATGNTITFLPEDCLHSTSAEDAPFVISARIGTGLVRRILVDTGADSNILFRGAFDKLGLRNYNLQTHRHDVTGLGDNFLKPDGSITLPITIGTSNQKKTILSEFVVLKDSTAYNVILGRKTINDFSAVIFTKYLLMKFRTDDGSIGTIHGDREVAAECDNTSLALRKKSRDVAGIFLADLDARQDGQPRPEPEGDMEKLQIGLTKEEYTFINRNLPHDLKEELSQLLKQNKDLFVFTPADMPGINPDLMSYHLAVDPQAKPVAQRRRKMSPERAAEVKKQVKALLEANFIRELPYTTWLANVVLVQKTNGKWRMCVDYTDLNKACPKDAFPLPNIDRLVDAYSSYNQIPMHRPDEEKTAFITPDGTYCYTVMPFGLKNAGATYQRLVNKIFRDLIGNKLEVYIDDMLAKTESSEQLINDLKVIMNTLRKHQMRLNPAKCAFGMEAGKFLGFMITQRGVEANPEKCRAILEMTSPKNLKDIQKLTGRLTALSRFPGASAQKATPFFKLMKKGTHFKWGTECEEAFQHFKRALSEPPILAKPQAGETLYLYLSITEEALAAALIHEDEKKEQKPVYFISKVLQDAETRYSRLEKLAFALLTASRRLRQYFQAHPVTVRTDQAVKQVLQKPDLAGRMLAWSIELSQFQIRFEPRNAIKAQALTDFIAEMTPGKLTPEPWKLHVDGSSNSTHGGAGIILENQNGITIEQSVRYEFPVSNNQAEYEALLAGLTLAREVGVKALEVNTDSQVVSSQINGSYQARDPLLQQYLTKVNELKKGFESIIIQHVPRERNTRADLLSKLASTKPGHGNKSLIQEVVRSPSVSTTINAHLTISSQGSWTYPILQYLLDGTLPPDPKEEKRIKREAANYTIIAGQLYKRGFSQPLLKCVEPGDTEYILREIHEGCCGHHVGGKTLAQKIIRAGYFWPTIIRDSIQLVKSCDKCQKHANVHQAAPHQLSTISAERPFDTWGIDLVGPFPTAPGQLRYLIVAIDYYTKWIEAEPLASITATQCRKFVWRQIITRFGIPEVVISDNGTQFTDKKFKEFLGGLQISHRFSSVEHPQTNGQVESANKIIVKGLKKRLDEAKGLRADELGSVLWSYRTTPQTTTGETPFRLTYGVEAVIPVEIGDPSPRKTVGGNDEEAERDLVEEERSIAHIKELAIKQRISLRYNHGVIRREFAADDLVLRRNDIGLPAPGEGKLTPNWEGPYRIKTVIGKGAYKLERLNGDEVPRTWNATNLRRYYA; encoded by the coding sequence ATGGACCCACGACATCCCGAGAAAGCCAGGGACAAAGCGGCACAGATCATCCAGGATCTCTGTCTCCGGGTCCAAGAACTTGAAGGCAAACTGACTAACAGAAAAAAACACAACAACGAACACGGAAGCCAGGCAACTTCCAGGTCAAGATCCCACCGCGGCAGGTCGCCAACCCGGCAACATGATAGGAGAGATGATCGCAGCATCTCACGCAACCACCGACACAAGAAATCGCCAGAACGGCGATACAACAAGAAACACCACCGCAACGCTTCTCGGGATCTAAGTCGTCAACACGATTCGGACGAGGACCAGAGATACCGAAACACCAAACGCACGAGAAGCGACCACACCATAATGGGAGCTACACCCTTCACAGAAAGAATCTTAAGAGCGAAACTCCCCAAAGGTTTCGACAAACCCACCGACATGAAGTATGATGGAACCAAGGACCCTCAGGAACATCTAACGGCCTTCGAGGCCAGAATGAACTTAGAAGGAGCGGCCGACGCAGTCCGGTGCAGAGCCTTCCCGGTAACCCTTGCCGGACCGGCGATCAAATGGTTCAACGCCCTCCCGAATAGATCCATAGCCAGCTTCCACGACATAGCACGAAAATTCATGGCCCAGTTCACGACCAGAATCACCAAAGCCAAACACCCCATCAGCTTGTTAGGGGTCACCCAAAAGCAAGACGAATCCACAAGAAAATACCTCGACCGCTTCAACGACGAATGCCTAACGGTCGACGGACTCACGGATTCCGTCGCAAGCCTTTGCCTGACTAACGGGCTCATGAACGAGGACTTTCGCAAACACCTCACTACCAAACCAGTATGGACCATGCACGAAATCCAGAACGTCGCCAGAGACTACATTAACGACGAAGAGGTCAACCAGGTCGTCGCTGCCAACAAACGGCAGCACGCCCAACACGGCAATTCGGCTCCCCGGCATAACCCAACACCCAAAGAGAATCAACGGGACCACCCCAGGCCGACCAACTGGCCACCAAGAATTGGCAAATTCTCTAATTACACGCCCCTAACTGCACCAATTACGGAGATATACAATCAAATAGCAGATCGAGGCATCATCCCAAGAGCCCGGCAACTCAAAGAGAGGACGGGAGGCAACAAAACCCTCTACTGTGACTACCACCGAGGTTACGGCCACAAAACACAAGATTGCTTCGACCTCAAAGATGCTCTTGAACAGGCCATACGAGACGGCAAACTCTCAGAATTTGCCAAAATCATCAGAGAACCAAGACGCGCGGAGAAAGACAAGTCACCAGAAAGAGAAGGACGTAACCCAAGAACACAAAGGCAACCCACCAGGAAAAGTCCGGAGGAAGACCCGACCATCATAGTAAACGTCATCACAGGCAAGGACGTGTCGAGCAAGTCAAAATTAACAATGAAAAAAGACCTCAAGGTAATGGCCGTCAGAAACCAAGCCCCAATCACCGCCACTGGCAACACGATAACATTCTTACCGGAGGATTGCCTGCACAGCACCTCAGCCGAAGATGCCCCCTTCGTCATCTCAGCCAGGATCGGAACAGGACTAGTACGAAGGATACTGGTAGACACCGGTGCAGACTCCAACATCCTTTTTCGAGGAGCCTTCGATAAGCTCGGGCTCCGCAACTATAACCTCCAAACACACCGCCACGACGTCACGGGACTCGGCGACAACTTTCTCAAACCAGACGGCTCAATTACCCTACCCATCACCATAGGAACAAGCAATCAGAAAAAGACAATCCTATCTGAATTCGTAGTCCTTAAAGACTCCACAGCCTATAACGTGATCCTCGGAAGAAAAACAATCAATGACTTCTCCGCAGTCATCTTCACCAAATACCTCCTCATGAAGTTCAGAACCGACGACGGCTCCATCGGTACCATTCACGGAGACCGAGAGGTCGCAGCCGAATGCGACAACACCAGCCTAGCCCTAAGGAAAAAATCCCGAGATGTGGCCGGAATATTCCTAGCCGACCTAGATGCGCGACAAGACGGCCAACCTAGGCCAGAACCAGAAGGAGACATGGAAAAACTACAAATAGGACTGACCAAAGAAGAATATACCTTCATCAATAGAAACCTCCCACACGATCTTAAAGAAGAACTCTCCCAACTCCTGAAACAAAACAAAGACTTATTCGTATTTACaccagccgacatgccgggaATTAACCCCGACCTAATGTCCTACCACCTAGCCGTGGACCCCCAAGCTAAGCCAGTAGCACAAAGACGACGAAAAATGTCGCCAGAACGAGCCGCCGAAGTCAAAAAACAAGTCAAAGCCCTACTCGAAGCCAACTTCATCCGGGAACTCCCCTACACGACCTGGCTAGCCAACGTCGTGCTAGTACAGAAAACTAACGGGAAATGgcgaatgtgcgtcgactacacggaccTAAACAAAGCTTGCCCGAAGGACGCCTTCCCCCTACCAAACATCGACAGATTAGTGGACGCATATTCCAgctataaccaaatcccgatgcacCGACCAGACGAAGAAAAAACCGCATTCATCACCCCAGATGGAACATACTGTTACACAGTAATGCCATTCGGCTTGAAAAACGCCGGAGCCACCTACCAAAGACTTGTTAACAAGATCTTTCGAGACCTAATCGGAAACAAGTTAGAAGTCTACATAGACGACATGCTCGCCAAGACTGAATCCAGCGAACAACTAATCAACGACCTCAAGGTCATAATGAACACCCTACGAAAGCACCAAATGCGGCTCAACCCGGCAAAGTGCGCCTTCGGAATGGAGGCAGGAAAGTTCCTCGGCTTCATGATCACACAACGCGGAGTTGAAGCAAACCCGGAGAAATGTCGTGCCATCCTCGAAATGACAAGCCCCAAAAACCTTAAGGACATCCAAAAGCTCACCGGCAGACTAACCGCGCTATCACGCTTTCCCGGTGCATCAGCCCAAAAAGCAACCCCTTTCTTCAAACTAATGAAAAAAGGGACCCATTTTAAGTGGGGGACGGAATGCGAAGAAGCATTCCAACACTTCAAGAGGGCCTTATCGGAACCACCAATCCTCGCCAAACCCCAAGCAGGGGAAACACTCTACTTATACCTTTCCATAACAGAAGAGGCACTTGCAGCGGCTCTCATCCATGAAGACGAGAAAAAGGAGCAAAAACCCGTATACTTTATAAGCAAAGTCTTACAGGATGCGGAAACTCGCTATTCACGCTTAGAAAAGCTAGCTTTTGCACTCCTTACAGCCTCCCGACGCCTGCGACAATATTTCCAGGCTCACCCCGTAACGGTCCGAACCGACCAGGCGGTCAAGCAAGTGTTACAGAAACCCGACCTAGCGGGAAGAATGCTAGCATGGTCCATCGAGTTATCCCAATTCCAGATCAGATTCGAACCCCGGAACGCTATCAAGGCACAAGCCTTGACTGATTTCATCGCCGAAATGACTCCAGGAAAACTCACCCCGGAACCATGGAAATTACACGTCGACGGCTCTTCAAACTCCACTCACGGAGGAGCCGGAATCATACTCGAAAACCAAAACGGAATCACAATTGAACAGTCAGTACGGTACGAATTTCCAGTATCAAACAAtcaagcagaatacgaagccctctTAGCAGGTCTGACCCTAGCCCGGGAAGTCGGCGTAAAAGCCTTAGAAGTAAATACCGATTCCCAGGTAGTCAGTTCCCAAATCAACGGAAGCTACCAGGCACGAGATCCCCTGCTCCAACAATACCTCACCAAGGTAAACGAACTGAAAAAAGGGTTCGAAAGCATTATCATACAGCACGTTCCCAGGGAACGAAACACCAGGGCAGACCTACTCTCCAAGCTAGCCAGTACCAAACCGGGACACGGCAACAAATCGCTAATTCAGGAGGTCGTTAGGTCACCCTCTGTGTCAACAACAATCAACGCTCATCTGACGATCTCAAGCCAAGGGTCGTGGACGTACCCCATCCTACAATACCTCCTCGACGGAACTTTACCGCCAGACCCGAAAGAAGAAAAGCGAATAAAAAGGGAAGCCGCCAACTATACCATCATAGCGGGACAACTATACAAACGAGGATTCTCGCAACCCCTACTCAAATGTGTCGAACCCGGGGACACGGAGTACATACTCCGCGAAATCCACGAAGGCTGCTGCGGACACCACGTCGGAGGCAAAACATTAGCCCAAAAAATCATCAGGGCTGGCTACTTCTGGCCCACAATCATTCGAGACTCCATACAATTGGTAAAAAGCTGTGacaaatgccaaaaacacgccaatgtCCACCAAGCCGCCCCACACCAGCTCAGCACCATATCGGCAGAACGACCATTCGACACTTGGGGGATCGACCTCGTCGGGCCCTTCCCTACAGCTCCCGGCCAGCTCAGGTACCTCATTGTCGCTATAGattactacaccaaatggatcGAGGCCGAACCTCTGGCCTCCATAACGGCGACCCAATGCCGGAAATTTGTCTGGCGACAAATCATCACCCGCTTCGGAATCCCCGAGGTCGTCATATCGGACAACGGAACCCAATTTACCGACAAAAAATTCAAAGAGTTCCTAGGAGGATTACAGATATCCCATCGCTTCAGCTCAGTAGAACACCCCCAAACAAACGGACAGGTGGAATCCGCAAACAAAATAATCGTTAAAGGACTCAAGAAACGGCTCGACGAAGCCAAGGGACTAAGGGCGGACGAATTAGGGTCGGTTCTATGGTCGTACCGAACAACACCCCAAACGACCACTGGGGAAACGCCTTTCCGATTAACGTACGGCGTAGAGGCAGTCATCCCCGTAGAAATCGGGGACCCCAGCCCCAGAAAAACGGTCGGAGGTAACGACGAAGAAGCAGAACGAGACCTcgttgaagaagaaagaagcataGCTCACATCAAAGAATTAGCCATCAAACAAAGAATCAGCCTAAGATATAATCACGGCGTCATCCGACGAGAATTTGCGGCCGATGACCTCGTCCTACGACGAAACGATATCGGTCTCCCAGCgccaggagaaggaaagctcacCCCCAACTGGGAAGGACCATACAGAATCAAAACTGTAATCGGAAAAGGAGCGTATAAACTCGAGCGGCTCAACGGCGACGAAGTCCCGAGGACCTGGAACGCCACCAACTTGCGGCGATATTACGCCTAG
- the LOC130939170 gene encoding receptor-like protein 35, with protein sequence MRTWDNGIDCCSWMGVTCHSLSGHVIGLDLTCSRLAGNIHPNSTLFHLTHLQTLTLAFNDIRGSELPSQIGRLVSLTHLNLSHCQFKGEIPSQISHLSELQSLDLSWNDDLMWEEKNWKRLLQNTSLREIVLDKTDMSSIGSTPNPLSLIANFCTTSLSILDLSECGIQGPISSSFSNLTYLTSLNLMRNQLNGSIPSSLLNLHHLTHLDLSWNEISGQIPNVFDRLTNLQTLSLSGNKFQGKLPSSLFTLTQLSQLDCSSNQIEGPLPNEVAFSNLTELLLEDNLLNGTIPSSILSLKYLRTLDLSKNQFTGHISGEITSYSLEYLDLCDNKLQGNFPESIFHLVNLTYLCLFSDNWSGTVHFPLFSKLQNLDSLSLSGCSLLSLESETSVNYTFSNLEELQLLSNNIIGYSKFSGNFPKLEYLDLSNNKLAGKVPEWIHDAHSLIYLKLSHNMFTSIGHQFRWYQFEYLDLSFNLMDDDISSFFCNASSLKVINLSHNRFTGTFSPCFANSSSLVDLDLQMNKLHGTLSDNFKHLQLETLNLNGNQFEGLLPKSLSSCTYLVDLDFGNNQFEDTFPDWLQNLSKLEILVLRDNKLYGPIANLKSENIFPSLMIFDISCNNFSGSLPKEYIQNFQAMKIVGDEVQSRLVDYIDTGAGSGVENILPDYYNSIFATIKGANTPFAKIPTAFVNIDLSKNKFEGEIPNVIGELQALKNLNLSHNRLIGHIPSSLGNLTNLESLDLSSNMFIGDIPTELTNLNFLEVLNLSQNLLVGPIPRGKQFETFSNDSYEGNMGLCGFPLSIQCNNNVSLQQDPPSSEAEDKFGFGWKPVAIGYACGMVLGTGLRFCVFSIGKPQWLVIIFGGKRIKRRSRENRRARTT encoded by the exons ATGAGGACATGGGATAATGGGATAGATTGCTGCTCATGGATGGGCGTCACGTGCCACTCTCTGTCTGGTCACGTGATTGGCCTCGATCTCACTTGCAGTAGACTTGCAGGTAATATCCATCCTAACAGCACTCTATTTCATCTTACTCATCTCCAAACACTTACCCTTGCTTTCAATGATATTCGTGGGTCTGAATTGCCATCTCAGATTGGAAGGCTTGTGAGTCTCACACACTTGAATTTATCTCATTGTCAATTCAAAGGTGAAATTCCTTCTCAAATCTCACACCTTTCCGAATTACAATCACTTGATCTTTCTTGGAATGATGATTTAATGTGGGAAGAAAAAAATTGGAAGAGGTTGCTGCAAAACACATCTTTGAGAGAGATTGTATTGGATAAAACAGATATGTCCTCAATTGGTTCAACACCAAATCCTTTGTCTTTGATTGCCAACTT TTGTACCACTTCTCTTAGTATCTTGGATCTTTCAGAATGTGGTATCCAAGGGCCTATCTCTTCATCATTCTCTAATCTAACATATCTCACTTCCTTGAATTTGATGAGAAATCAACTCAACGGTTCAATCCCCTCATCACTTTTAAACCTTCACCATCTCACTCACCTGGATCTTTCATGGAATGAGATTAGTGGACAAATTCCAAATGTGTTTGATAGGCTAACCAACTTGCAAACTCTCTCTCTTAGTGGTAATAAATTCCAAGGAAAGTTGCCATCTTCATTGTTTACCTTAACTCAACTCTCTCAATTGGATTGTTCTTCTAATCAAATCGAGGGGCCACTACCCAACGAAGTAGCCTTTTCAAATCTCACTGAATTACTCCTAGAAGACAACTTATTAAATGGCACGATTCCGTCATCAATTTTATCCCTCAAGTATCTGAGAACTTTGGATCTATCAAAAAATCAGTTCACAGGGcacataagtggtgagatcacATCTTATTCCTTAGAATATCTGGACTTGTGCGACAATAAGCTCCAAGGAAACTTTCCAGAATCAATTTTTCATCTCGTAAACCTTACTTATTTGTGCTTGTTCTCAGACAATTGGAGCGGTACTGTCCATTTCCCACTCTTCTCTAAGCTCCAAAATTTggattctctttctctttcagGTTGTAGTTTATTGTCGCTAGAATCTGAAACAAGTGTTAATTACACTTTTTCCAATTTGGAAGAACTACAACTACTTTCTAACAATATCATTGGTTATTCAAAATTCTCTGGAAATTTTCCCAAATTGGAATATCTTGATTTGTCCAATAATAAACTTGCTGGAAAGGTGCCCGAATGGATACATGATGCACATTCATTAATTTATTTGAAACTTTCACACAACATGTTCACATCAATAGGTCATCAATTCCGATGGTATCAATTTGAATACCTTGATCTTAGCTTCAACTTGATGGATGATGAcatttcttccttcttttgtAATGCATCCTCTTTGAAAGTTATCAACTTGTCCCACAACAGATTCACAGGAACATTTTCACCGTGCTTCGCCAATAGCTCATCCCTTGTAGATTTGGATCTACAAATGAACAAACTTCATGGCACTTTATCAGATAATTTTAAGCATCTTCAACTTGAAACACTGAATCTCAATGGCAACCAGTTTGAAGGTTTATTGCCAAAATCTTTGTCCAGTTGCACATATCTTGTGGATTTAGATTTCGGTAATAATCAATTTGAAGATACATTTCCTGATTGGCTCCAAAATCTATCAAAGTTGGAAATACTGGTCTTACGAGACAACAAGTTGTACGGTCCCATTGCCAATTTGAAATCTGAAAATATATTTCCAAGTTTGATGATTTTTGACATATCATGCAATAATTTTAGTGGCTCATTACCAAAAGAATACATACAAAATTTTCAAGCCATGAAGATTGTTGGTGATGAAGTGCAAAGCAGGTTGGTAGATTATATTGACACTGGTGCTGGCAGTGGAGTGGAGAACATTCTTCCAGATTATTATAATTCTATATTTGCAACAATTAAAGGAGCCAATACCCCTTTTGCGAAAATTCCAACAGCCTTTGTAAATATAGATTTGTCAAAAAACAAATTTGAAGGAGAGATTCCAAATGTTATTGGAGAGCTTCAAGCACTCAAAAACCTCAACCTCTCACATAACAGACTTATTGGTCATATTCCCAGCTCTTTGGGAAATTTGACAAATTTGGAATCATTAGATCTCTCCTCAAATATGTTTATTGGGGATATTCCTACTGAATTGACAAATCTGAACTTTCTTGAAGTCTTGAATCTTTCCCAAAACCTGTTGGTGGGACCAATACCCAGAGGAAAACAGTTTGAAACATTTTCAAACGATTCCTATGAGGGAAACATGGGGCTATGTGGCTTTCCATTGTCAATTCAATGCAACAACAATGTCTCTTTGCAACAAGATCCACCTTCTTCTGAGGCTGAAGACAAATTTGGGTTTGGTTGGAAACCAGTGGCAATAGGATATGCATGTGGAATGGTGCTTGGAACTGGCTTGAGATTTTGTGTTTTCTCAATTGGAAAGCCTCAATGGCTTGTGATCATCTTTGGAGGCAAAAGAATCAAAAGAAGGAGCCGTGAAAATCGGCGTGCAAGAACAACTTAA